The Gopherus evgoodei ecotype Sinaloan lineage chromosome 8, rGopEvg1_v1.p, whole genome shotgun sequence genome includes a region encoding these proteins:
- the LOC115656676 gene encoding protocadherin gamma-A6-like encodes MADTQRFRVCKKRVQLYFMLATVWEAVSGQIRYSIPEEMQKGSIVGNIAKDLGLDIKELTHHGVRIVSTGRTQYFTLNLKSGHLITTERIDREQICGRIEKCLLIFEVLIEDKVKLIAVEIEITDINDNTPIFQAKAIELKISEITPAGTRISLQEAQDPDVGINSIQSYQLSNNKHFSLDVQTGSDGVKYAELVLEKSLDRETQTVHKLTLTAADGGDPVRSAIAQISVLVVDVNDNAPLFTQPVYKVSVLENAPRGSLIITIHATDRDEGQNSEVTFSFRKITEKASQIFQLHPRTGEISTIGDLDYEEAALYEMEVEAKDIGDLSTRCKVLIMVVDVNDNTPKIAITSLFNSVSEDSPPGTVISILNLRDEDSGQNGEVTCSIPANLPFRLQKSFGNYYSLVTDTRLDRERISNYSVTITATDRGTPPLSSTATILVQLSDINDNAPIFNQTSYTLYITENNPRGASLCSLKANDSDLEENARVTYSINEGHMDEAQLSSISINSETGTLYALRSFDYEQFREIRFQVQAQDGGSPPLSSNVSVTLFLLDQNDNSPHILYPSFPTDGSTGVELAPRSSEPGYLVTKVVAVDADSGQNAWLSYQLLKATEPGLFSVGLHSGEIRTARSFLDKDALKQSLVVLVKDNGQPPLSATATVTVVVADSIPEILSDLSSLSAPVDPQSSLTLYLVIAVASVSCLFFTFLIVLVALRLCRWRNSQLFDSSSVTFSGVPVSQFVGLDGVRAFLHSYSHEVSLTTDSRKSQFNVTKSNYSNIRTSDQTYMIKDPILVTEDLNISNGDQTSIQVS; translated from the coding sequence ATGGCGGATACACAAAGGTTCCGGGTCTGCAAAAAGAGAGTCCAGTTGTACTTTATGTTGGCTACCGTTTGGGAGGCGGTTTCTGGGCAAATTCGCTATTCGATTCCCGAGGAAATGCAGAAAGGCTCCATTGTGGGGAATATCGCAAAGGATCTGGGACTGGATATAAAGGAGCTAACACATCACGGAGTCCGCATTGTTTCCACAGGTAGGACTCAGTATTTTACTTTGAATCTTAAGAGCGGCCATTTAATCACCACAGAAAGGATAGACAGAGAGCAAATCTGTGGCCGGATCGAGAAGTGTCTCTTAATTTTTGAGGTTCTTATTGAGGATAAAGTGAAGCTTATCGCAGTTGAAATTGAAATCACAGATATTAATGACAATACTCCCATCTTCCAAGCGAAGGCGATCGAGTTAAAAATTAGTGAGattacccctgcagggacccgtATTTCCCTGCAGGAGGCGCAGGATCCAGATGTGGGAATTAATTCCATCCAGAGCTATCAACTGAGTAATAACAAACACTTCTCTTTGGATGTGCAAACTGGATCTGATGGTGTTAAATATGCAGAACTAGTGCTGGAAAAGTCTCTGGACCGGGAAACGCAGACTGTTCATAAATTAACTCTCACGGCAGCTGACGGGGGAGATCCAGTCAGATCTGCCATTGCTCAGATCAGTGTTCTGGTTGTGGATGTCAATGACAATGCCCCTCTTTTTACTCAGCCGGTCTATAAAGTGAGTGTTTTGGAAAACGCGCCTCGAGGATCCTTGATAATTACAATACACGCCACTGACCGTGATGAAGGACAGAATTCTGAGGTGaccttttcatttagaaaaattaCAGAAAAGGCGTCTCAGATATTCCAGCTTCACCCTAGGACAGGAGAAATATCAACGATAGGTGACCTGGACTACGAGGAAGCTGCATTATATGAAATGGAAGTGGAGGCAAAAGATATTGGAGATCTCTCCACCAGGTGCAAAGTTCTGATAATGGTTGTTGATGTCAATGATAATACCCCGAAAATTGCAATCACTTCCCTGTTCAACTCAGTCTCTGAAGATTCTCCCCCCGGAACAGTAATCTCGATATTAAATTTGCGAGACGAAGATTCTGGCCAGAATGGTGAGGTCACGTGCTCCATACCAGCCAACCTTCCATTCCGGTTACAGAAGTCATTTGGCAATTACTACAGTTTGGTGACTGACACAAGACTGGACAGGGAGCGTATCTCGAATTACAGTGTAACTATCACAGCCACAGACCGAGGGACCCCTCCTTTATCCTCAACAGCAACAATTTTAGTACAGCTTTCAGACATAAATGACAACGCTCCTATCTTCAACCAGACATCTTACACTTTGTACATCACAGAGAACAATCCCAGAGGAgcttccctttgttctctgaaagcGAATGATTCAGACTTGGAGGAGAACGCCCGAGTCACCTACTCCATTAATGAAGGACATATGGATGAAGCGCAGCTCTCCTCCATCTCCATTAACTCCGAGACTGGGACTCTCTACGCTCTGCGCTCCTTCGATTACGAACAGTTCCGGGAGATTCGGTTCCAAGTGCAGGCTCAGGATGGGGgttccccacctctcagcagtaATGTCTCCGTCACTCTCTTTCTACTGGATCAGAATGACAACAGCCCGCACATCTTATACCCCTCCTTTCCCACCGATGGCTCCACCGGAGTGGAGTTGGCCCCTCGCTCCTCCGAGCCGGGTTATCTGGTCACTAAGGTGGTGGCGGTGGATGCAGACTCCGGGCAGAACGCCTGGCTCTCCTACCAGCTGCTGAAGGCTACAGAGCCGGGGCTCTTCTCTGTGGGACTCCACAGCGGCGAGATCAGGACGGCGCGCTCCTTTCTCGACAAAGATGCGCTCAAGCAAAGTCTGGTGGTTTTAGTGAAGGACAACGGGCAGCCCCCTCTCTCTGCCACGGCTACTGTCACGGTGGTGGTGGCTGACAGCATCCCCGAAATCCTCTCCGATTTAAGCAGCCTCTCAGCTCCTGTAGACCCCCAGTCCAGCCTCACCTTGTATTTGGTGATCGCTGTGGCTTCCGTTTCCTGCTTGTTCTTTACCTTTCTCATAGTGTTAGTGGCCCTGAGGCTCTGCCGGTGGAGAAACTCGCAGCTGTTTGACTCCTCGAGCGTGACTTTCAGTGGCGTTCCCGTGTCGCAGTTTGTGGGGCTCGATGGAGTCAGAGCTTTTCTTCACTCCTACTCACATGAGGTTTCTCTCACCACAGACTCCAGAAAGAGCCAGTTCAACGTTACCAAATCAAACTATTCAAATATTCGGACCAGTGATCAGACGTATATGATAAAGGATCCTATTCTAGTTACTGAAGATTTAAACATTAGTAACGGGGATCAGACCTCCATTCAGGTGAGCTAA